The window GCAAGGACAGATAGCTTTGTTACGATGATTTTGTCTCCTTTATTAAGGCCGTTGATCATTTTTTTAAGTTTAACCCTTTTTTTAGCAGAAGAATGTTCCTCCTTGATAATGAGATTACATTTAAGTTTTTCTAAAGTAGCCTGTTGTATTTCACCGTTTAGGTCGTCCTGTAACGGTCTAATATACCCGATTAGCATGGCATTCTCTCCTACATCTCCTTACTTGCTTTTATCATACCATATCATTCTATTATAAATAAAAGCTTCAAATTCTCTCTTTTTCTGCAAAAGTAATTTTACTGGCGATAAATTGTCCCAAAATAGTTCCTTTTTGATTCGAAAGGTGATAGACTGTTCAAGTAAGTTTTTCGTTGTTATTATCATGTTTAATTAACATAAAAAGTATTTGGGGGAAGATGAATTTGGTTGAAAGAATACAAAAAGAATGGTTTTCGAATGTGAAGGGGGACTTGCTTTCTGGTATTGTTGTTGCACTAGCCTTAATTCCAGAGGCGATTGCCTTTTCGATTATTGCAGGGGTAGACCCGATGGTTGGTTTATATGCCTCATTTACGATGGCTGTTATTATTGCATTTGCAGGTGGAAGACCTGGGATGATTTCAGCGGCAACAGGTGCCATGGCATTAGTAATGGTTCCATTGGTTAGTGAGTATGGACTTCAGTATTTATTTGCTGCTACGATTTTAACCGGAATCATTCAGATTCTTTTTGGCGTGTTTAAAGTAGCAAAGCTGATGAAATTTATCCCACGTGCCGTTATGATAGGATTTGTAAATGCATTGGCCATTCTAATCTTTATGGCACAAGTGCCGCACTTCATTGGAATTTCCACTTTGACTTACGTATTTGTTGCCATTACGTTGGTTATAGTGTATGTCGTACCTCGTTTTTTCAAAGCGATACCAGCCCCTTTAATCGCTATTTTGGTTTTAACTGCTGTTGCGATTTTTTCAGGAGCAGAGCTTAGAACAGTCGGAGATTTGGGCGCGATTACACAATCTTTGCCGCATCTATTATTTCCAAATGTTCCATTTACATTTGAAACACTAGCTATTATATTTCCCTATTCTATCTCCTTAGCGATAGTAGGACTACTAGAAAGCTTGCTTACAGCCTCGATTGTAGATGATATGACCGGAACAGAGAGCAATAAAAATCAAGAGGCAAGAGGGCAGGGTCTAGCTAACATTGTAACGGGGTTCTTTGGCGGGATGGCTGGCTGTGCCATGATTGGTCAATCTGTTATTAACGTGAAATCAGGTGGACGTGGTAGATTATCGACCTTGATTGCTGGATTATTTTTAATTTTTCTGATTATTGTATTGGGTGATTGGGTTATACAAATACCCATGCCTGTCCTTGTCGGTATTATGATTATGGTCTCGATTGGCACTTTTGATTGGTCATCTTTTTCTTATTTAAGAAAAGCACCCCTAACAGATGCGGTCGTCATGCTTGTAACGGTTTCAATTGTCGTTGCTACACATGATTTGTCAAAGGGAGTTATTGCAGGGGTTATTTTAAGCGCCATTTTCTTTGTCGCAAAAATTTCTAAATTGAAAGTGATAAAGCAGGAAGAGAACAGCCAAGTACATTATGAAGTCGAAGGACAGTTATTCTTTGCATCTGTTGACGGATTTGTCGATGGATTTGATTTCACTGTAGAAGATAAAAAAATAGTGATTGATTTTTCAGCAGCGCATATTTGGGATGATTCGGCTGTTGGTGCGATCGATAAAGTTGTCATGAAATATAGGGAAAATAACAATTTTGTTACCCTTCATAATCTAAATGCAGCAAGTAAAAAGCTAGTTGATAAATTGGCTGTCTTTAATGATACGGACGCAAGGCTGTCCATGCATTAATTCATGTGAGAATGGAGTCGAATGGAATGTACAATAGAATATTATTAGCTGCAGATGGTTCAGATCACTCAGTAAGGGCTGCCAAGGAGGCTGTTAAGCTTGCCGCTTTAGGACGTGAATGCAAGATAACCCTTGCGTTAGTGGCGGATTTCGCAAAATCAAAAAATGAAGTTTTACATTTTTATGGAAAAGAAGAGCTTGATTTTGCTAGAAGGAAACGGCTCCGCGCTGTTGAAGTGGTGTTGAGAACTCATCGTACAGCCTATGATATTAAAATTCTACACGGTGACCCAGGACCTACTATCGTTGATTTTGCCAATAACGAAAAGTTTAACATGATTGTAATTGGCAGCAGAGGGCTTAACTCCTTGCAGGAAATGGTTTTAGGCAGTGTAAGCCATAAAGTGGTG of the Bacillus tuaregi genome contains:
- a CDS encoding SulP family inorganic anion transporter, translated to MNLVERIQKEWFSNVKGDLLSGIVVALALIPEAIAFSIIAGVDPMVGLYASFTMAVIIAFAGGRPGMISAATGAMALVMVPLVSEYGLQYLFAATILTGIIQILFGVFKVAKLMKFIPRAVMIGFVNALAILIFMAQVPHFIGISTLTYVFVAITLVIVYVVPRFFKAIPAPLIAILVLTAVAIFSGAELRTVGDLGAITQSLPHLLFPNVPFTFETLAIIFPYSISLAIVGLLESLLTASIVDDMTGTESNKNQEARGQGLANIVTGFFGGMAGCAMIGQSVINVKSGGRGRLSTLIAGLFLIFLIIVLGDWVIQIPMPVLVGIMIMVSIGTFDWSSFSYLRKAPLTDAVVMLVTVSIVVATHDLSKGVIAGVILSAIFFVAKISKLKVIKQEENSQVHYEVEGQLFFASVDGFVDGFDFTVEDKKIVIDFSAAHIWDDSAVGAIDKVVMKYRENNNFVTLHNLNAASKKLVDKLAVFNDTDARLSMH
- a CDS encoding universal stress protein: MYNRILLAADGSDHSVRAAKEAVKLAALGRECKITLALVADFAKSKNEVLHFYGKEELDFARRKRLRAVEVVLRTHRTAYDIKILHGDPGPTIVDFANNEKFNMIVIGSRGLNSLQEMVLGSVSHKVVKQANCPVLIVK